The DNA segment GCTGCAGCACGACGGCGACAAGAACGATGAGGAACGTGGACAGCATCGTTGTGTGCATCATGGATGTGGCAGAGTTGCAAGCATTCATGGAGCAGGGATCACAGTAGGAGATCTCAAGAGGCGCCGATTGCTCTCTGAGGTCTGTGCACACTGACTGCGAGGCCAGAACTCGTGAGCAGCCGCGTTCTGTTTGAGCTGTGTTGTTCActacaagagagagagagaggaggaatgaattaaataaagcCGTGGCAAGTTGTGTGGCACGTGGCACTCACCTGTCTTCTTCACAGTGTAACAATGGAAGCTGACATTTGTATCGATCAAAGCACGACGCTGGCGAATAGGCAACTCCGTGAAGTCCGCCAATCCACTTGGTGATCCGTTGACCGCAACCAGTTTGGTGACCTCACGCAGCAGATCCTCATTGGGTGGCGTGGGCACACTGGTAGTTGTCTCTGGTGGTCCAACGGTGGCTGGCGTTGGCATCGGTGCATCGGTTTTCTCGGTTGTCTGAGCTGCGGTTGTATCGGTGGTTGGCTGCTCTGTGGTTGTTGTGTCCATCACTGTCGTTGAGTCACTGGGCATAGTTGTTGGCGTCTCTGTGGTTGGCATGATGGTGGTTGGCTCGTCGGTTGTCGTCATGGTTGACATGGTTGTGGTCACTGTGGAGGCTTCGGTGCTGCCGCCCTGATTGAAGAAGTCCTCATTGCAGGCCAAGAGCGGTGTGTTCTTGTCCACAGTCTGGCAATTATCACAGACATAGCACATCAGATCCGCAAAGCAAGCTggtaacaaaagcaaaaagaaacaacaattattataattatctaatattcttgaaattaagtaattatttccgctctgctctgttcttATTGATTGCATAGTTATGTCATGCCAAAAGACTCTGCGATCGCCAATTAGATTGTTCAATTGAGTTGTATCGTTTTGGGAGGCATTCCAATGTTAGTTCGCGCAATTTACAACTTgggcaaacaaaataacaatggTACGATAAACGATTAACGATGACAAAGCGACCGAAGTCGACCATGTGTAGGCCATTAATCAAAGCGTATTTGTCGTATCATTTGCTCattctttattattagtttACAATTTTAAGTCAATGTTTTAACTAGCGCTATTATTATCGTACACCCACTGCTACTACCTTCATTTGCCGCTATTTCTTATCTCGTTTACCCAATCGCCCCGACGATGTCTGCCACTCAAATTACCAGCTCTCGACCATTTGCATGTCTCACGTatccaaatatttgcatagcCAAACGAGAACAAACTGCATGCATATTACTACATTGCCGTAATTGTGTTATCAATGCAagcattcagtcagtcagtcaatcagtctgACAGTCTGATCGGTGACTCACTTGGATAGCTTAACCTTTGCTCATCCAAAAGTCTCTCATGCTGATAACaggcacaaaaaatatattgctcatacgccgcgAGGGACCCccacaaaaattcaaattgtcaaCATTGTGTTGTAAAACAATCGCTTCCTCAATGCACAACAAAGTGTGTATGCTAAGTAATTACGTGTATGCACATGTTTATCGAGCGAGGATTTTGTTCACTTATTAATAAATCACATTGATTGATGGGCTCACGTTAAGCAACGACAGAGCTGTAGGAATTTCGCTTGTTCTGTGGGTAGCTTCAATGGCACGTGATAAGCACAACACTCGAATTCTGTACATTTTTGCAACTGTCTCTTTTTTtgcgcaaataaataattataattttatcatTTGTATGAGAGAGCTGTGGctcataatcataaaaatacaattcattgcatttgcattttgtagtCGCTTAAACCCGTTTTTTGCCCAGCAAAAGATTCTCTCTTTCTGCTAATGACGTTCTCAGAAACAAGCACAAAACGAACAAAGTTATTGTGAAATtgaatagaaattaaatttatatagatAGAAAGAACTTGTATGTTGCCCAACTGAATTGTTTCGTAATAGAACTACAAATACAACTACATACACTAAACCGTTCGGTTGAtctttgaaataaatgaatatattattgacTGGCTGGCTCATATAAAAACTTCAAACAAAATAAGTTAATGAGTTTTCAAAGGTCTGCTTAAACTCGAATTGCGATAAAAAGCAGTTTGCAtaatgaaattgcattttcgcCCAATGAAACGTaagccaattaaaaacaaaaagaacgtAGAAAACGATCGTAACGAGAGGTAACAagttattacgtatacgcagcacAGTTGAGCAGACGAGATTGTTTTCAAACTGAATAAGTTCAGGTTTTTCcgttttcttattttgatGTTTGATTTGGTGCTAATCGCCTGGACTGGTTGTTATacttgttgtatttgttgttgttgattggcaagcaacaaaaatgtgctAAAAGGCAGCTGTCATGactaaatactatatgtatgtgtgtatacacAACATTAATACTGTAGCATTTCACTTCAAATCACAGCTTTTCAATTAGCAGTTTGCCGCAGTTTCAATGTCACAATAACTTGAATAACAATTTTGAAGTGAAGTGCACCAAAAACTTTGTTGAACATTGAAACTGAATTCTCGACAATGTTTTGTTCTGAGTACTCTCGTATATTTCTATTAATCTCTCAGTCATTGCCAAACATTTCCTACATGCAAATGTTAGCCTACAATTTGTGCATTATTTATGACAGTTTTGCTGTCTGTCGCAGCCAAACAATACTTTTAGCCTACgtttagttatttaatttacttgtgcatataattgttgttgtcgttattgttgctgttgttgttgtgtctgttgctagcaacatttatttctatGATTTCGTATTTTTACTCATTGTTTTTGGCAGTTTAGCACTttgaattgtttaaaaatagcaTGCAAGGGTATTATAGTTTATCAgagcatttattttgtgtggtTTTTTCTTAACTTGTGCTTTTTATCACGACATTTGCTCAGAAACCTGTCACTTCTGGATACCTGGACACTTCAAAAATCTTACCTGGTGCGGCgaatagcaacagcaatgcgCTGGCCACAATAAGATGACTTTTGGTATTGTGCATTGTGTGTTTTTTCGGGAATTTTACTAGTTgggtttttatttgtgtgttttgcgtTCTTGCTTTAAATCTTTTTGCCTCAagatttatgcaaaatatttgtacttgtttttttgttttatgtttttggttgttattgttgattgcacgttgcacgttgcacgtttcGCGACCGCTGTTTGCGAATTCTGAAATTTAACTGAAAATCTTGTGATTTGTTTGAGACTTTTTATAGAGTTTGAAAATCGGTGAGTTTCGCAGCGACTGCGAGTGCGACAAAAGCGGCGGCTTCGACGCTCAAGAAAGAGACAGTTAGTAGCGTATGTATGCGAatctgagagagagagagagcaggagtgggagagagagagggacagagTATACAAGTGCGGGAGCGTAATGCCGTCAATGCTTCAGCGTGTGCGTGcgttctttttatttattatgataacaaattaatttataatgcaaaatcactaaaagtaaaagtcacactggctctctctctctctctctcgctctttcacTTTGTCCGACCCTCTCTCAGTGTGTTGGTTGCTCTTTTAGTCGATCGCGACGTCATAAAGAGCGTGTACAGCTCATCAGGAAAGGCATACCACAATGAGATAGGGTTTTGCTGCTAAAGATTTCCCGGGGTTTTTACCAAGTACCCCCAGTCTTCCAGCGGGaagatttatttaatcaaCCCGTTTACTGATCAATATGTGCAGCAAGTATTCAGTAAACCGGTATTTTGAAATACCCTCTATGTtagcatatagtatataaactTAGTATGTGGCATCAACAAATGgattgctgatgatgatgcaccTCAACGAGACGCTCCCCTTTTGGGAATAACGTGCAATTTCCAACCCTTgataacatttgcatttacataatGGTCATGCTCtaccgttgctgttgttgttgttgttgctcatgtCGCATGATTAATATTACTTAATATCACAAAGCACGCAATGCAAACAGACTCGCGATGTCAATTCTCCCATCCAAGCGggccaaaaataattaacagctttttatttagtatttaccCGACCCATTTACACCTATTGTGCGACTCAACTTATCTCGAGACAGCACCAAATAAACGTCATGAGAATCACCGAGAAGAGCGCAGAAGCAATTGAATTcttgttaatttatttgttaagaAAATTTTCCAATACCagttaaaaacaacaatttattttcaaatttctaaTAGAAACAGTATTCAGTTATCCTACAGCTATAAAGGTAAAGCTTTCCACATGACAGCACAAATAGGTTGACGACTCACGCTGTtcatgaaatgcaattgcgaCTAGCTTGAGGGTGAATGATAAGCAAGTCAATGCCAGAGGTAGTTCAATGTCTGTTTAGCATATCTGTGTTATACTCTACCCTTTATTTGAGTAATATGAAGGATAAACattatctatatttatatatgtttgttgTCTGTCTACTCTATATGATTTGTTGttcatatttgtaataaaCATTTGCTGCAGTATTTTTATCAATTGTCCCAAAACTCACGCATTACACTTACAGGGTACTTCTTAGTCGAgcatatacaaatgtatagttaaatgaaaattataaattaaaacaaatatcatataaaaatgaaaagattaTGTGCAactgaaattacaaaatagCTGTGCTGTAAGATTGTGACCCTGATATATTGCTTGCAAGAGCACACCGCAGAGATCGTGCGTCTGTTATGTACGAAGTACGTACTATGTTAACTGGTATATGATGATCATTCATTTCAACGGTTCGTGCCAAATGGCTAATAACTGTTTTTAGTGTCACACCGCTAACTGACGCATCAATATTTCAGAACCAGACGCAGACCGAAACGCAgataaatgccaaaaataaataaattaaaacaagaacACAAACACcgaataaaatatgaaatttgtggAACGAGTTGTTGGCGACATCACGTAAATTGCTAACTTagtatctctctctttctctttctcggtctctctcttttctctcaTTGCAATCACGCTCTCGTCAGCAGCTAACAAAATTTGATAGCCTTTTGAGAAATGCGTAACAGACCAGCTGGCCCGGAAGCTATAGACTTTAACCAAAATAAAACAGGGAAGTTAAAACCGCGACCAGCCCCAGTCTTTGTAATCAcacaaacaataattatatactatatatacatacatatgtgcacTTTAACAACTTCTGAGACTGCATTACAAATTTGGCAATTGCATTCCGAGTTCTGGAAAACAAGTTACCTTAAATGTTGGCAAATTAATGAAACCGTTCGATGTCtgtgataaaaacaaaaaaacatttccgTGGCTAACTGGCATTTGTTGGCAAAACTGCTTTGTTGACGGAGAGATTTGCTCATCACCTAATTGGGAACTTAGCCAGAGCTGAGCTCGATTGTAAATCGCTCAATTTCACCGGCAGCGATTGCCACTTGAGGCCTAAACCTTATCAATGTTGATCATCGCTATGCTATCAGCAATTCCAATAGCGAATGAAGTCACGATTTTGTTGGGCTATTGGGTGGCCCCAATTGCCGGCGTCTATGATGACATAGATTCCTTACAGCTTATGCTGTGTTAGAGAAGTGTTATGAATTTGTCAAATGGTGTGTGACAGACTGAAAACAGAATCTTTTAATTCGATCAGTTTGGTTAACACGTTACTTacatctgtttttttttgtttcatttatcTATGAGTATGTGTCtgtttgaaaaatatgaaagatagcttatacaaattgtataagtACTTTATCATTGCAGGGTGTTGCATAGTCGAGCGTGCTCACTCGATTTGTATGCTGAATGGGTGAGTTATCAGTagcgaacaaaaaaatagcagcagcagctgtaatTGATTCGCTTCAGTTTGAACTGTGAATGGTGGCCCAATGATGGGGACACTTTAGGCCgcgaatatatataatatgtgtaaatttattttattttgttatcgTTAGCCAACCAGCCAATTGAATAATTAGGCGAAAATAGCTCAGGTGTGCTCATTGGACTGCTATGACGATGAGTCGTAATTAAGCCCGAAATAGACCGAAATAGACGGCGCTAAGTGCTTCATAAATCGTAGTCGAACTCCCCGCAAAatgttgtagtatattttgtcaTTAAAAGTATAATATACACATTAGGTTACTACGTATGTTGGTAGATATTTCTCTATATTCGTTATCAGCCGCACATCGATTGCTCACAATCTAGGCTAAAGCTGCAGCCAAAAGAACTAACACGATTGCTGTTGCGCTCGTGGTCGCTGTGGTCcacgttgttgtcgttgtcgtcttgctgctgctgctgctgccactgctgctgaaCTGGCCAACGACTGTGGCATGAATGGGAGCATTGCAGCCGTTCTCTTCGCACAGTTGACAGCCAACCACGTTCCAGCCATCGAAGAGGGAACTGCACGCTGCCGTCTGATTGTCATCCATGACAATGGTGCAGCCACGATTCGTGATCTCTGTGCCATTGACTGTGTACAAAGTGTATCAAAGTGTCAGTAAATATAGTAGAGGGACTTCGATTGCAGTTACTTACGTCGCAGACTCGCAATGTAGCAGACAGCTCTTgaggtggcagcaacagcctGACGACTCATACGACGTTTGCGTCGATCATCGTAGTCCTCTTCCTCATCCTCTTCGTCCTCGTCTTCGTCCTCAGACTCTGAggcggcagcggctgctggACGCACCACGGTgccagctccagctgcagctccagcagcgccaacagcagcgacgccagcgccagcagcaacgccagctgcagcagcggcgcCTGCTGCGCCAATCACATTGTTGCTAGCTGTGATAACAGCGGCTGACTCATCGTCTTCATCGCTCTCatagtcatcgtcatcgccgctgttgccagcagcagcggcagcaacactAGTGGCAGCTGGAGCTGGCACTGGACTTGCAGCAGGCACTGCTGCAGCCACTGTTCCAGTTGCAGTAACTGTATTTATTATGGGATTAGCCGGCAGACCAGTGGCAACTGgctctggctgtggctgtggctgctgctgtggtggaGGTGCCTGTTGCACCATGGCTGGGGCAATGCACACCTCCAGCTCCTTGAGCTGCGACTGCTCGTCACAGTCCTCGCATGTGTAGCAGCGCAGCGCTGCAAAGAGACGGGATCAATCGGCTCAGCTGCCACAGCTTTGCGTGTTTGATTTATAACAAACCTGCACTCAATTGGCAACAcaacgccaacagcagcagcagcagcagcaagcaatgCGTCTCTGTTGCTTTCATGTTTACTGTATGTCTAGGCTATAAAGGATGCCACGCATCAAATAATTGGAGAGAGAGTTAGAGTTGGACTTGTGCTAGccgaaaaatttaaattgaactgCCAGCCACGATATCGACACGTCGATTGGCGGCTGCTGCGCCAGTTTTCGATGCTTGCTGTTGCTCtatcaaaaaaaagaaggaaaacacatacacagaatTTTTGCGGTTAtcttgaaaataatttgccGTACTGTTGAAACATGTTGCCGCTAGCTGAATGACAAGCCGACGGCTTCGATAGCATCAGCAAAgagttttcaaattaaacgCAAACGGATGCGGGACTCTTTCGGGGGCCATGGAGGAGGCTTTTTCGGTTTCGATGGTAGTAGCTGCTTGCATCTAACATGAGTAATGGGAAAATTATCGCTGATTGGCGCAAAGACAAATAGAAGAAGCCccggaaaaaaacaaaacacacacacaaaaaataaatagcaatatCAATACGGCAGCGTGACTGCAGCAAACTATTCCACAGCGACTGTTATACGCCATATGCCTTAGACAACTGTTATACTGTCATGCTGTCTTACagcatttctttattttcatgccatttgcattttagttGACTTACGTACTAATTAGAACTGGATAGCTTCTTAACGTGCACTTGTGTCTTGCAGCAATTTAGCAaacatttgtttctttttttttttttgtgggcgtGGACTTTACAGTAAGCACATTATTAAGCTCgctctgttgtttttgttttgtatttcttttaattttattattgctttgttcaacttttctaattgcacatttaattaacatttgttttcacacttttgctttttgttttcttgctttggttttgattgtttttgcGTATTTGAAAATCATACAAATTCCATGTAAATtttgttagtatattttgaatattttttgtaattcttttttttctgttttttgcaTGCTTAAGGCGCTGACTTTAGTTATCATTGTTGAAACATTGAAACACCTATCATATCATTAAATTTGCTATACATTTACTTTCGTTTTCCCATTTGCTTTCGATATTCCATccgtaatattttattgtaacattttcaaaattattgcaatttggttttttcttgctttttgattatatataacaaaaatataaaccaTCTGTATGATCTGCATCAATATTCACACATATTGCGAATCTAATTATGTTGTATCTACctaaaaatacacatacgAGTCCATATAAAAGATATGATTCCATGAAATAACTACGCGTGGAATAGCGAAACTTATTCCAATAATtcttatgtaaataaaaattactttttttttggatattGAATTTATGCTCTTGTTAGTTATTTCATGGTGTCATACGACATTCATATTgacttttacatttacatacacatatataaatatttaagtatatatttcCATACGTTTTGCAATGTgaacaatagaaaattaaaggCATTTCGTGAATTTATGACTTAACATTCAGCTCATCAACATTTGCTTAGTGCAAACCAATTACAACTTAATAAAGCCATAGCAATCATTTGATTctcttttttgtatatgtaatatattatattattttgtatatattatctTGCTCATCTTTTCATCATTTTCGATTCCAAGTTCAGAGAAACTTGAGAACTTGAAAAAATGTGTCTCGGTATTTAACATTGAAGCAAACTGAATTGCAAATCAAGTACTCAGGGTTACTCAGTTGGGAGGGTGCTCGTTGGCCCATTTTGCCACAAACATTTTTAGcctttttatttctgttttttgcacatttcttTTTGCCTGCTAATTGAAAATCGCCTatttgctttgtgtgtgtgtgtcaatgAATTGCAGTTGTCGCTGTATCTGCATCTTATAGTAGCTGTAGCTTTGTGTATCGGTATCGGTATCTGTGCATTTGTGCTTTGTATCTGTGCTTGCTACTTACATGTCTaggactttttttttgggtggctTTGGAGGGTTGTTTTAttcgttttagtttttttttgttcctcTTTGGGAATTGGTGTGATGGCTTCTCGATGTTGTACAAACCAACGATGTCGTTCAATGGGCACTCGAATATTTACAAAGTAAACGATAAACGTTAAAGGTAACTCAACCTAAATGCAACCAGCGTATTTTCACCTCCACTGCCCCGCTTCAGCAGCCCAACAGTGGCCCTGTCAGCAGCTGTTGCAATACAAACATTCCGGCGATTGCTGTGTATGTTGTCAACGTTACAGCATCAGCCCCATTGcaattgttcttgttgcaaATGTCACAAAAGAACTCATCCGCCGGTGATACATCCTGTCCATCGTCATGTCCATAGCCCTTgcgtcgttgctgctgctgttgatccCGCTCTGGACGCCGTTGCTCGCGATTCCCGTCCTTGGGTATGCTCAGCTTGTGGCGTAGAATTTCGCAAGCATCCGAATCGGCTGTGTCCAGTTGACAAAAGCGTGCTGTGACCAACTTATGGGTATGAGCTATAATCGTTAGTAAAGGGTTGGGGTTTGGAGGGGGAAAAgcaatattgatattttaaagCATATGTGATTTGTACAACTTGGTTTGCCACTACTTACGATCACGAGCAACAACCTTTTGACAATTCATTATCGGTTCCTTGTTGGCTCCGTTGTTAAAGAATGCCACTTTGTTCAAATCAAACAGCCAGGTGTCCAGTGATTTCATTTGATGCAGCGTGCAGTTCTAATCGAGAATTCCATTTAGAagtatttttcgaattttcatCGCATACAATGTATAATGATTAATCAACCAACTGTAATTGTCCACGCGTCCCCCCTTTATCGTTCAATGCGAATGCACTGTAATTGCACTCATAATTGTATTTGCAGTGAACTGATTTTATCTTATCAATGTCTTGTTTCAAGCAGTGCAAGCAACATTATCGCCTCCGTCACTATTATCGCTATCGTTATCGCTTCTGTTATCGATCTTGCGGCGACCTTGCCTAAAGCAATGCATTGGCCGAAAATCATAGTCAACTACACAAAGTCTACTTGGCTGGCTTAAATCTTAATTTACgggtaaatataaataaaagttgctGAATCAGATGTTGAGCACACAATCTCtacaaagttttaattatacaaaCTTTGTAGAGTATCGTTAATCAATTAAGGTTTTGTCCGAAGAACTTTTTTTGCAGTGAAGTTTTATAGTTGCTGTTTCTTGatgtaaacataaaaaatttatgaaatgtgttcaaaagaaaattgaaataacatctgtttatttaattttaaaatggtttATTTGGTTAGAAAATTTGGGCTTGGTAAtttctttaaacaaaaatatttaattaggcACTTGctcattttattgttaaataaataatctttaaacATTAATAATCTGAAATGTTTTTCTgatattgcaaaataataataataataaatacaaatatttttgttagaaGCTTGAgcaatgaaaaaattatatttattagcgAAAATCCTATTCATAGTAAACCAAAATTCTTGATGGCAAATTAGTCTTGAGAATCCTTTAAAATTGTGATATAAAAAACTGTCTCTGCCTTTTAGAATAAACATATTCTGatgccaacaaattgaaatgtaaaaagTTTGCATACttgattattttaaactttcaaacaatttcaaattagttgTTGATTAGTCAATTAAGGTGAAGACTaagcaattaattatattatattttaaaacaatctCCACGCAATTGTTGATTAATCAATTAATGTGAAAACTTTTCTTCCATTTTTACAAAACAGAGTAGCGATAAAAATGAGAATTTATGGTTAAACTTTAACTAATGGCATTCGAAGTAAGTGAACGAATTTtgtgaaaaagaaaaataaaaagtcgAGAAAATACAAGAAG comes from the Drosophila sulfurigaster albostrigata strain 15112-1811.04 chromosome 2L, ASM2355843v2, whole genome shotgun sequence genome and includes:
- the LOC133836634 gene encoding uncharacterized protein LOC133836634, coding for MKATETHCLLLLLLLLALCCQLSAALRCYTCEDCDEQSQLKELEVCIAPAMVQQAPPPQQQPQPQPEPVATGLPANPIINTVTATGTVAAAVPAASPVPAPAATSVAAAAAGNSGDDDDYESDEDDESAAVITASNNVIGAAGAAAAAGVAAGAGVAAVGAAGAAAGAGTVVRPAAAAASESEDEDEDEEDEEEDYDDRRKRRMSRQAVAATSRAVCYIASLRLNGTEITNRGCTIVMDDNQTAACSSLFDGWNVVGCQLCEENGCNAPIHATVVGQFSSSGSSSSSKTTTTTTWTTATTSATAIVLVLLAAALA
- the LOC133836647 gene encoding uncharacterized protein LOC133836647; translated protein: MPSVNMFNHLCLMRASSILLLLQLISCISMGAAIKCYVCDSSDNPSCADLKSNSSIESVNCTLHQMKSLDTWLFDLNKVAFFNNGANKEPIMNCQKVVARDPHTHKLVTARFCQLDTADSDACEILRHKLSIPKDGNREQRRPERDQQQQQRRKGYGHDDGQDVSPADEFFCDICNKNNCNGADAVTLTTYTAIAGMFVLQQLLTGPLLGC
- the LOC133836638 gene encoding mucin-5AC; the encoded protein is MHNTKSHLIVASALLLLFAAPACFADLMCYVCDNCQTVDKNTPLLACNEDFFNQGGSTEASTVTTTMSTMTTTDEPTTIMPTTETPTTMPSDSTTVMDTTTTEQPTTDTTAAQTTEKTDAPMPTPATVGPPETTTSVPTPPNEDLLREVTKLVAVNGSPSGLADFTELPIRQRRALIDTNVSFHCYTVKKTVNNTAQTERGCSRVLASQSVCTDLREQSAPLEISYCDPCSMNACNSATSMMHTTMLSTFLIVLVAVVLQRK